A genome region from Desulfurobacterium atlanticum includes the following:
- the aspS gene encoding aspartate--tRNA ligase: protein MLDHFGDFERTHYCGELRKENVGERVSLAGWVDSTRDHGGVVFIDLRDRTGKIQIVVSPEISQELTERAKKIRDEFVLAVKGEVRKRPEGTENPKISTGEVEVYVDELKILNRSEPLPFPVDDDVKAGEDVRLRYRFLDLRRKKMQENIIFRHRLYQVVRKTFDEEGFIEIETPFLTKSTPEGARDFLVPSRMHQGKFYALPQSPQLFKQILMVSGFDKYFQIVKCFRDEDLRADRQPEFTQIDFEMSFVKEKDVMSFAERLIKRIYRELLDIDVEIPLPVMTYDEAMERFGTDRPDTRFGLELKNITDIAAECNFKVFRMVAEGGGIVKGINFKGGASLSRKEIDELTKFVGIYGAKGLAWIKVNPDGLQSPIVKFFSEGEINKILERFEAETGDILFFVADKKDVVNHALSNLRLKLGKMAGLIDENKVNLLWITDFPMFEWNEDENRWEALHHPFTSPKEEDIEKLETDPGSVKARAYDMVLNGVEIGGGSIRIHRSDIQEKIFKVIGLSEEEARDRFGFLIEALKYGAPPHGGMAFGLDRICSILCKEDSIREVIAFPKTQRGQCLLTGAPDTVREEQLQELGITVEAEEEKE, encoded by the coding sequence ATGCTTGACCATTTTGGTGATTTTGAAAGAACACATTACTGTGGTGAATTGAGAAAAGAAAATGTTGGAGAGAGAGTGTCTCTTGCAGGATGGGTTGATTCTACAAGAGACCACGGAGGAGTGGTTTTTATAGATTTAAGAGATAGAACCGGGAAAATTCAGATAGTTGTAAGCCCGGAGATAAGTCAGGAGTTAACAGAGAGAGCAAAAAAGATAAGGGATGAGTTTGTTCTTGCAGTAAAGGGAGAAGTAAGAAAAAGGCCGGAAGGAACAGAAAATCCAAAAATTTCAACCGGAGAAGTTGAGGTTTATGTTGATGAACTTAAGATTTTAAATCGTAGTGAGCCGTTACCTTTCCCTGTTGATGATGATGTTAAAGCAGGTGAGGATGTTCGTCTTAGATACCGTTTCCTTGATTTAAGAAGAAAAAAGATGCAGGAAAACATTATTTTCAGACATCGCCTTTATCAGGTTGTAAGAAAAACTTTTGATGAGGAAGGTTTTATAGAGATAGAAACACCGTTTTTAACAAAAAGCACTCCTGAAGGCGCAAGGGATTTTCTTGTTCCAAGTAGAATGCATCAGGGAAAATTCTATGCACTGCCTCAATCTCCTCAGCTTTTTAAACAGATTTTGATGGTTTCAGGATTTGATAAATACTTCCAGATAGTTAAGTGTTTCAGAGATGAAGATTTAAGGGCTGACAGACAGCCGGAATTTACCCAGATAGACTTTGAGATGTCTTTTGTAAAAGAGAAAGATGTAATGTCTTTTGCAGAAAGACTTATAAAGCGAATCTATAGGGAACTTCTTGATATAGATGTGGAAATTCCTTTGCCTGTAATGACTTACGATGAAGCTATGGAAAGATTTGGAACCGATAGACCTGATACAAGATTTGGCCTTGAGCTTAAAAATATTACCGATATAGCTGCTGAATGTAATTTTAAAGTTTTCAGGATGGTTGCAGAAGGTGGCGGAATTGTAAAAGGAATAAACTTTAAAGGTGGAGCTTCCCTTTCCCGTAAGGAGATTGATGAGCTTACAAAGTTTGTAGGTATATACGGGGCAAAAGGACTTGCATGGATAAAAGTGAATCCTGATGGGCTTCAATCTCCTATAGTTAAGTTTTTCTCTGAAGGGGAGATTAACAAAATTCTTGAAAGATTTGAAGCAGAAACCGGGGATATTCTGTTTTTTGTTGCTGATAAGAAGGATGTTGTTAATCATGCCCTTTCAAATTTAAGGTTGAAACTTGGGAAAATGGCAGGGCTTATAGATGAAAATAAAGTGAATCTTCTATGGATTACCGATTTTCCTATGTTTGAGTGGAATGAAGATGAAAACAGGTGGGAAGCTCTTCACCATCCATTTACAAGCCCGAAAGAGGAAGATATTGAGAAGCTTGAGACAGACCCGGGAAGTGTAAAGGCAAGAGCTTATGATATGGTGCTTAACGGGGTTGAGATAGGCGGTGGCAGTATCCGTATTCACAGAAGTGATATTCAGGAAAAGATTTTTAAAGTGATAGGTCTTTCCGAAGAGGAAGCAAGAGATAGATTTGGGTTTTTGATTGAAGCGTTAAAATATGGAGCTCCTCCTCACGGAGGAATGGCATTTGGTCTTGACAGGATTTGCTCTATACTTTGCAAAGAGGATTCTATTAGAGAGGTTATAGCATTTCCAAAAACTCAAAGGGGACAGTGTCTTTTAACAGGAGCTCCAGATACTGTAAGAGAGGAACAGCTTCAGGAACTTGGTATTACTGTAGAAGCGGAGGAAGAAAAAGAATAA
- a CDS encoding 1-phosphofructokinase family hexose kinase yields the protein MIVSVCPNPCLDVYYYTSVLKEDDTNRVENPFLSPGGKGLNAARVISRLGASPNLITVLGGCIGECVRKGLEKERVDFKAVGIKEETRVNTILEQKGKGSHVLIACKGPVLSDEEVRELKELICSYSPQFLILGGSVPPGLPDTFYKDIIEHFKMKGCEVLVDADGMLLKNAVKASPFAIKPNKHELERLVGRPLFDFNDIVKACKEVVSMGVSVVVSSLGRYGAVAVTADKVIRAVPPEVKVVNTVGAGDSVVGGFIFSLDKGWSLEESLAFAVACGTATVMKEGPKLCDVDTVYDIYERVMVSYV from the coding sequence ATGATAGTTTCTGTATGTCCAAATCCGTGCCTTGATGTTTACTATTACACTTCCGTTTTAAAAGAGGATGATACAAACAGAGTGGAGAATCCTTTCCTCTCACCTGGCGGTAAAGGTTTAAATGCTGCAAGGGTTATAAGCAGGCTCGGTGCTTCTCCAAATCTTATAACGGTTCTTGGCGGTTGTATAGGAGAATGTGTTAGAAAAGGACTTGAGAAAGAGAGGGTTGATTTTAAAGCTGTTGGTATTAAAGAGGAAACAAGGGTTAATACAATTCTTGAGCAGAAAGGTAAAGGTTCTCATGTTTTAATAGCGTGTAAAGGACCGGTTCTTTCAGATGAGGAAGTAAGAGAACTGAAAGAGCTTATATGTAGTTATTCGCCTCAGTTTCTTATACTTGGTGGAAGTGTTCCTCCAGGTTTACCTGATACGTTTTACAAAGATATTATTGAGCATTTTAAGATGAAAGGGTGTGAAGTTCTTGTTGATGCTGACGGTATGCTTTTGAAAAATGCGGTGAAGGCTTCTCCCTTTGCTATAAAACCCAACAAGCACGAGCTTGAGCGCCTTGTGGGACGACCTTTATTTGATTTTAATGATATAGTTAAAGCCTGTAAGGAAGTTGTTTCCATGGGAGTTTCCGTTGTTGTAAGCTCTCTTGGAAGGTATGGGGCTGTTGCTGTTACTGCTGATAAGGTTATAAGAGCAGTTCCCCCGGAAGTTAAAGTTGTAAATACCGTTGGTGCAGGGGATTCTGTTGTTGGAGGTTTTATCTTTTCTCTTGACAAAGGCTGGTCTCTTGAAGAATCTCTTGCATTTGCAGTTGCCTGCGGAACTGCTACTGTTATGAAAGAGGGACCGAAACTTTGTGATGTTGATACAGTTTACGATATTTATGAACGGGTAATGGTTTCTTATGTTTAA
- the argB gene encoding acetylglutamate kinase yields MERLIEKASVLLEALPYIKRFYGKTVVIKYGGNAMVDDELKRSFAEDVVLLKYIGINPVIVHGGGPQIGEFLKKLDIKTRFIGGMRVTDKETMNIVEMVLVGKVNKEIVKLINSHGGNAVGLSGKDGNLIEARKIDYKKYLSEVKATEIIDLGFVGEVEKVNPAIVFKLLESKFIPVIAPVGVGKDYEAYNINADIVAGEVAAALKAEKLIMLTDIEGIKDKNGDLMSVLSKDDIPQLIEDGTISGGMIPKVKACQIALGGGVKKAHIIDGRVKHAVLLEIFTKEGVGTEIS; encoded by the coding sequence TTGGAAAGGTTGATAGAGAAAGCTTCTGTTCTTCTTGAAGCTCTTCCGTACATTAAAAGATTCTACGGCAAAACTGTTGTTATAAAGTATGGTGGAAATGCAATGGTGGATGATGAGCTAAAAAGAAGTTTCGCTGAAGATGTTGTTTTACTCAAATATATCGGTATTAACCCTGTAATCGTTCATGGAGGTGGCCCTCAGATAGGAGAGTTTTTAAAGAAACTTGATATTAAAACCCGATTTATCGGTGGTATGAGGGTAACAGATAAAGAAACGATGAATATTGTTGAGATGGTTTTGGTTGGTAAAGTGAACAAAGAGATAGTCAAACTTATAAATTCTCATGGTGGTAATGCTGTTGGCCTGTCAGGGAAAGACGGAAATCTTATAGAAGCAAGGAAAATAGATTATAAAAAGTATCTTTCAGAGGTTAAGGCGACAGAAATTATAGACCTTGGATTTGTTGGTGAAGTTGAAAAGGTAAATCCTGCAATTGTGTTTAAACTTCTTGAATCAAAATTTATTCCGGTTATAGCTCCAGTTGGGGTTGGTAAAGATTATGAAGCTTACAACATAAACGCTGATATCGTTGCAGGAGAGGTGGCGGCAGCTTTAAAAGCTGAAAAATTGATAATGCTTACAGATATAGAAGGAATAAAGGATAAAAATGGTGATTTAATGTCTGTTCTGTCAAAAGACGATATTCCACAGTTAATAGAAGATGGCACAATTTCAGGAGGAATGATTCCAAAAGTGAAAGCGTGTCAGATTGCTCTTGGTGGCGGTGTTAAAAAAGCCCATATCATAGACGGAAGAGTGAAACATGCGGTTTTGCTTGAAATATTTACGAAAGAAGGTGTAGGCACCGAAATTTCTTAA
- a CDS encoding amino acid--tRNA ligase-related protein has product MIDKGVFVLRDALLSEIRSFFKEEGFIEVDTPFIVPYENPDDNVENVKVLFSDFKGKEFLFFLHTSPEFFMKRLIWYGFDRIFQIARVFRNQEIGDSHNLEFTMVEWYRAGKDYTCGMDETERMVKHCFSKAETLGFKIDVDLTGSFLKLTVDEVFREFADVKDVLDEEEVKKVAGREVYEDAFFFLLVDKIEPALSQIKKPLFLYDFPEKFSAMAKVKDRKAERFELYIKGIEIANGYTELVGYKDYLEKFDKKGKRAVDKGFLKLLKNKPLPDCEGVALGFDRLLMAIKGGKISDVIPFTTDELIREVEDWKG; this is encoded by the coding sequence TTGATAGATAAAGGAGTTTTTGTTTTAAGAGATGCTCTTCTTTCCGAGATTCGTTCTTTTTTTAAGGAGGAAGGATTTATAGAGGTTGATACACCTTTTATTGTTCCTTATGAAAATCCTGACGATAATGTTGAAAATGTTAAGGTTCTTTTTTCCGATTTTAAAGGAAAAGAGTTTCTATTTTTTCTTCATACATCTCCAGAGTTTTTCATGAAAAGACTTATATGGTATGGCTTTGATAGGATATTTCAAATTGCCCGTGTTTTCAGAAATCAGGAGATAGGAGATTCTCACAATCTTGAATTTACGATGGTTGAGTGGTATAGAGCGGGCAAAGATTATACCTGTGGTATGGATGAAACTGAAAGGATGGTAAAGCACTGTTTTAGTAAAGCTGAAACTCTTGGTTTTAAGATTGATGTTGACCTAACAGGTAGTTTTTTAAAACTTACAGTTGATGAAGTGTTCAGGGAGTTTGCCGATGTGAAAGATGTTTTAGATGAGGAGGAAGTGAAAAAAGTTGCTGGCAGAGAAGTTTACGAAGATGCTTTCTTTTTCCTTCTTGTTGATAAAATTGAACCTGCGTTATCACAGATAAAAAAACCACTATTTCTTTACGATTTCCCAGAGAAGTTTTCTGCCATGGCAAAAGTAAAAGATAGGAAGGCTGAGAGATTTGAGCTTTACATAAAAGGTATTGAGATAGCAAACGGCTATACAGAGCTTGTTGGATATAAAGATTACCTTGAGAAGTTTGATAAAAAGGGAAAAAGAGCAGTTGATAAAGGGTTTTTAAAGCTTCTAAAAAATAAACCGCTTCCAGATTGTGAAGGAGTTGCTCTTGGATTTGATAGACTTTTAATGGCCATAAAAGGCGGGAAAATATCTGATGTGATACCTTTTACAACAGATGAACTTATAAGGGAGGTTGAAGATTGGAAAGGTTGA
- a CDS encoding metallophosphoesterase — protein sequence MLYFISDTHFYHSNIVNLSAFRFEGFENRILENLEKEIKAGDILFHLGDFTWTLNDEKGFLKRWESLPCRKILILGNHDFKLKDKLLGYFDRIYPLYKIIEVEGRRFFLSHFPALDLRKKKRYLNLIGRVRELFKFSNCDLLIHGHVHRNSFNIHCGCHVFDIPCFNVNVEFTGYVPVSVYTVLKEVCLDR from the coding sequence GTGCTTTACTTTATTTCAGATACCCATTTTTACCACTCCAATATAGTCAATTTAAGTGCTTTCAGATTTGAAGGTTTTGAAAATAGAATTCTTGAAAATCTTGAAAAGGAGATTAAAGCAGGAGATATACTTTTCCATCTTGGTGATTTCACCTGGACGCTTAATGATGAGAAAGGATTTCTAAAACGCTGGGAATCTCTACCGTGTAGAAAGATTCTAATTCTTGGAAATCACGATTTTAAACTTAAAGATAAGCTTCTCGGTTATTTTGATAGGATTTATCCGCTTTATAAAATAATTGAAGTGGAAGGGAGAAGATTTTTTCTTTCTCATTTTCCAGCTCTTGATTTAAGGAAGAAGAAACGCTATCTCAATTTGATTGGCAGAGTAAGAGAGTTGTTCAAATTTTCCAACTGCGACCTGCTTATCCACGGTCATGTTCACAGAAACAGTTTCAATATTCACTGCGGTTGTCACGTTTTTGATATTCCTTGCTTTAATGTGAATGTAGAGTTTACAGGGTATGTCCCTGTATCTGTTTATACCGTTTTAAAGGAGGTTTGTCTTGATAGATAA
- a CDS encoding O-methyltransferase: MEQQFLKNRWNNLSEIIPENVENFISIYNKREPLLIEIEEFAKKEKVPILLPSSANLLKLLCKLKQPRTILEIGTGIGYSTLSILYALNGNCELISVDFNRDRIEIASSFIKKSGFKATLIHNDAFNALRDFLAEGKTFDFIFIDSMKSEYPFFNYKIQALLKENGMAVFDNVLFRGYVCGVHPERYKRAVFLLKKFLKDVKTYPNFENSIIPVGDGLLITERKN; this comes from the coding sequence ATGGAACAGCAGTTTCTAAAAAACAGATGGAACAATTTAAGTGAAATAATCCCCGAAAACGTTGAGAATTTTATCTCAATCTATAACAAAAGAGAACCTCTGTTGATTGAGATAGAAGAGTTTGCAAAAAAAGAGAAAGTTCCCATCCTGCTTCCATCCTCAGCAAACCTTCTTAAACTGCTGTGCAAACTAAAACAACCCCGTACTATACTTGAAATAGGAACAGGCATCGGATACAGCACTTTATCAATTCTTTACGCTTTAAATGGAAATTGTGAACTGATTTCTGTTGATTTTAACAGAGATAGAATAGAAATTGCATCAAGCTTCATAAAAAAGAGCGGTTTTAAAGCAACTTTAATACATAATGATGCTTTCAATGCATTAAGAGATTTCCTTGCGGAAGGGAAAACATTTGATTTTATATTTATAGACTCAATGAAATCGGAGTATCCATTTTTCAATTATAAAATTCAAGCTCTTCTAAAAGAAAACGGAATGGCGGTTTTTGACAACGTGCTTTTCAGGGGATATGTGTGTGGCGTTCATCCAGAAAGATATAAAAGAGCTGTTTTTCTTCTTAAAAAATTCCTCAAAGATGTTAAAACCTATCCAAACTTTGAAAATTCAATCATACCGGTGGGAGATGGACTTCTAATAACTGAAAGAAAAAATTAA
- a CDS encoding N-acetylmuramoyl-L-alanine amidase family protein, with the protein MFSRRQFLKVLGIGGLFSLSSMEFSFAKRYIPYVKRVRYSSSPKRTRIVLDLSGKVYKKYISNYMKHNYLVFIVKGLRANRKKIYLKSRFAKYVEIIPLTRTKTKIRIKLYSPRSYKIFALKARKNKPFRLVIDVLPDFVPLKLKTEFGKRIVVLDPGHGGKDPGAIWPIHWRHPKYKEKTITLAIAKKVKKLLEKDPRITVIMTRDRDVFVPLLKRAEIAAKSCADAFVSIHADSMPNHPNWNGVTVFKASPTLFAKATDTAEEIAKNVKICSDTMCWSITPVIVSLSSTVTFVESRRLAEAIVKKLKANTNESIVKGIRDMKRNILVIKTPGRPAVLIETGFMTNKKDRKNLVKSSYQWKIARGIAEGIKEYLHSLDKVAMY; encoded by the coding sequence ATGTTTAGCAGAAGGCAGTTTCTTAAAGTTTTAGGTATTGGAGGCCTATTCTCCCTTTCTTCTATGGAATTTTCTTTTGCAAAAAGGTATATTCCTTACGTTAAAAGAGTTAGATATTCATCCTCCCCAAAAAGGACAAGGATAGTTCTTGATTTAAGCGGGAAGGTTTATAAAAAGTATATCTCCAACTATATGAAGCATAATTACCTTGTCTTTATCGTTAAAGGTTTAAGAGCAAATAGAAAGAAAATTTATCTTAAAAGTAGATTTGCAAAATATGTTGAGATAATTCCATTGACCAGAACAAAAACAAAGATAAGAATAAAGCTTTATTCTCCTCGTTCTTACAAAATTTTTGCTTTGAAAGCCAGAAAAAATAAGCCGTTTCGTCTTGTTATTGACGTGCTACCTGATTTTGTTCCGTTAAAGCTTAAAACAGAGTTTGGGAAAAGAATCGTTGTTCTTGACCCTGGGCATGGTGGAAAAGATCCCGGTGCAATATGGCCTATTCACTGGAGACATCCAAAATACAAAGAGAAAACAATCACCCTTGCGATAGCTAAAAAGGTAAAAAAACTTCTTGAGAAAGACCCGCGTATTACCGTGATTATGACAAGAGATAGAGATGTTTTTGTTCCCCTTTTAAAAAGGGCTGAGATTGCAGCTAAATCCTGCGCTGATGCTTTTGTAAGTATCCATGCTGACTCAATGCCAAATCATCCTAACTGGAATGGAGTTACAGTTTTCAAAGCTTCTCCGACTCTTTTTGCAAAGGCTACCGATACCGCTGAGGAGATAGCAAAAAATGTGAAAATCTGCTCAGATACTATGTGCTGGAGTATAACGCCTGTTATAGTTTCCTTATCAAGTACTGTTACTTTTGTTGAGAGCAGACGGCTTGCCGAAGCTATTGTTAAGAAGCTTAAGGCTAATACTAATGAGAGTATAGTTAAAGGCATAAGAGATATGAAGAGAAATATTCTTGTTATTAAGACTCCTGGAAGGCCTGCCGTTCTGATTGAAACAGGCTTTATGACAAACAAAAAAGACAGAAAAAATCTTGTGAAAAGCAGTTATCAGTGGAAAATTGCAAGGGGAATAGCTGAAGGGATTAAAGAATATTTACATTCTCTTGATAAAGTTGCCATGTATTAA
- a CDS encoding succinate dehydrogenase iron-sulfur subunit codes for MAEYTFIIKRFDPAKDKKPYEQTFKVPKIASVVTILDALNYIKENIDSSLSYRHSCRMAICGSCAVRVNGIPKLACITKIAQLEGNTVRLEPLSKYPVIKDLVVDLEPFFRKHEMVKPYLINKHEDIYSIEPDKELKQTPEQLARYIQFAYCIKCGSCYSVCMGTPDLSKGVKGFMGPQALAQAFRYIVDNRDEGYYERMEVVASPEGVFRCHFAGSCSAVCGKGCDPALALQLLRRMVLFGKKC; via the coding sequence ATGGCAGAATATACATTTATAATTAAAAGGTTTGACCCTGCAAAGGATAAAAAGCCTTACGAACAGACTTTTAAGGTTCCAAAAATAGCAAGTGTTGTTACTATACTTGATGCACTTAACTATATAAAAGAAAATATTGATTCTTCCCTTTCATACAGGCATTCATGCAGAATGGCTATCTGCGGTTCCTGTGCTGTTAGGGTTAATGGCATTCCAAAACTTGCATGTATTACAAAAATAGCTCAGCTTGAAGGGAATACTGTTAGACTTGAACCTCTTTCTAAATACCCTGTTATTAAAGACCTTGTTGTTGACCTTGAGCCGTTTTTTAGAAAACATGAGATGGTAAAACCTTACCTTATAAATAAACATGAAGATATTTACTCGATAGAACCTGATAAAGAACTTAAGCAAACTCCAGAGCAACTTGCACGTTATATTCAGTTTGCTTACTGTATTAAGTGTGGTAGTTGCTACAGTGTGTGTATGGGAACACCTGACCTTTCTAAAGGAGTAAAGGGGTTTATGGGGCCTCAAGCACTTGCTCAGGCTTTCAGGTATATTGTTGATAACAGAGATGAAGGGTATTATGAAAGAATGGAAGTGGTTGCTTCTCCTGAGGGAGTTTTCAGATGCCATTTTGCCGGAAGTTGCTCTGCTGTGTGCGGAAAAGGCTGTGACCCTGCCCTTGCCCTTCAGCTTTTAAGAAGGATGGTTCTTTTTGGGAAGAAATGTTAA
- a CDS encoding succinate dehydrogenase, cytochrome b556 subunit, with translation MVMEEKLSKLHRITGVFLFVYMVIHVLAKGPVCVYFDWLAVVAFAYHAFNGIRLIILELAFFIGKPGFIEYPYSPVSLKYSRILFYICMAMAAVFLLVLIIGKGMTS, from the coding sequence ATGGTGATGGAAGAGAAGCTATCAAAACTGCACAGAATTACGGGAGTTTTTCTTTTTGTTTATATGGTGATTCATGTTTTAGCAAAGGGGCCTGTATGTGTTTACTTTGACTGGCTTGCCGTAGTTGCTTTTGCGTATCACGCGTTTAACGGCATAAGGCTTATAATACTTGAACTTGCTTTCTTTATAGGAAAACCTGGATTTATAGAGTATCCCTACTCTCCAGTTTCCCTTAAATATTCAAGGATACTCTTTTATATCTGTATGGCTATGGCTGCTGTTTTTCTTCTCGTTCTTATAATCGGAAAGGGGATGACATCATGA
- a CDS encoding FAD-binding protein, producing MAVYYHDVVILGTGLAGLRVAIEILRKTKDEVNVGLVSKVQLMRAHSVCAEGGTAAVLSPEDSFEKHEYDTVKGSDFLADQDAVEKFVEYCPEEIYFLDHLGCPWSRTKDGKIAQRPFGGHSYPRATYASDKTGFFEMQTLYDNLLRFSNYQRYDEYFVYDIFENNGAFVLAAYKLKTGEVDFIVGNQLILATGGSGCTYSFTTYSDSSTGDGLAYALRMGLPLEDMEFIQFHPTGLIPSGILMSEAARGEGGHLLNKDGERFMKYYAPTAMELAPRDIVSRSIFEEIKKGRAFERDGLSYVLLDLTHLGEEKVKHRLHLIREVCMKFLGIDPVKEPIPIRPAAHYSMGGIAADVYGVTEIPGVYAIGENAAAGIHGSNRLGTNSTAECLVCGKLCGEKVVENLKEFSGKKKVDEALLNSKEKEFFSHIGSGGKTSLYSLRKKLRETMDRFVGIERNEEELQKALEEIRDIKAELSEVKVGNTSRIYNLELINYQELLNMVDVAEVITFSALNRKESRGAHFRTDYPERDDKNFLKHTLVKRVGEKLDLYYRDVKITKYKPVERKY from the coding sequence ATGGCTGTTTATTATCACGATGTTGTTATTCTTGGGACAGGACTTGCTGGACTCAGGGTGGCTATTGAGATTTTAAGAAAAACTAAAGATGAAGTGAATGTGGGACTTGTCTCAAAAGTTCAGCTTATGAGAGCACACTCTGTATGTGCTGAAGGGGGAACTGCTGCTGTTTTATCTCCTGAGGACAGTTTTGAGAAGCATGAGTATGATACTGTTAAGGGGAGTGATTTTCTTGCTGATCAGGATGCAGTTGAAAAGTTTGTAGAGTATTGTCCTGAAGAAATTTACTTTCTTGACCATTTAGGATGTCCATGGTCAAGAACAAAAGATGGAAAAATTGCTCAACGGCCTTTTGGTGGTCATTCCTATCCAAGGGCAACTTATGCAAGTGATAAGACTGGTTTTTTTGAAATGCAGACTCTTTATGATAATCTTCTCAGATTTTCAAACTATCAAAGGTACGATGAGTATTTTGTTTACGATATTTTTGAAAATAACGGTGCGTTTGTTCTTGCAGCCTACAAGCTTAAAACAGGAGAGGTTGACTTTATAGTAGGAAATCAACTTATTCTTGCCACAGGTGGCTCGGGTTGCACCTACTCATTTACAACATATTCAGATAGCTCTACCGGTGATGGTCTTGCTTATGCTTTAAGAATGGGACTTCCCCTTGAAGATATGGAGTTTATTCAATTCCATCCAACTGGTCTTATCCCGTCAGGGATTCTTATGTCAGAAGCTGCAAGGGGTGAAGGCGGACATCTTTTAAACAAAGATGGTGAAAGGTTTATGAAATATTACGCTCCCACTGCAATGGAGCTTGCTCCAAGGGATATTGTTTCCCGTTCTATTTTTGAAGAGATTAAAAAAGGTAGAGCCTTTGAGAGAGACGGTTTAAGTTATGTTTTACTTGACCTTACCCACCTTGGAGAGGAGAAGGTTAAGCACAGGCTTCATCTTATTAGAGAAGTTTGTATGAAGTTTTTAGGTATAGACCCTGTTAAAGAACCTATACCGATAAGGCCGGCTGCGCACTATTCTATGGGTGGAATTGCTGCTGACGTTTACGGTGTTACAGAAATTCCCGGGGTTTATGCTATAGGTGAGAATGCTGCTGCTGGAATTCACGGTTCTAACAGACTTGGAACAAACTCTACCGCTGAGTGCCTTGTGTGTGGGAAACTTTGTGGTGAGAAAGTTGTTGAAAACCTTAAAGAGTTTTCAGGAAAGAAAAAAGTTGATGAGGCACTTTTAAATTCTAAAGAGAAGGAATTTTTCTCTCATATAGGAAGCGGTGGAAAAACATCTTTATACTCTCTACGTAAGAAACTGAGAGAAACGATGGATAGATTTGTGGGTATAGAGAGAAATGAGGAAGAACTTCAAAAAGCTCTTGAAGAAATAAGGGATATAAAAGCTGAACTTTCTGAAGTGAAAGTTGGGAACACTTCCAGAATATACAATCTTGAACTGATAAATTATCAGGAGCTTCTTAATATGGTTGATGTTGCAGAGGTTATCACTTTTTCTGCTTTGAACAGGAAAGAATCAAGAGGAGCTCATTTCAGGACAGATTATCCTGAAAGGGATGATAAAAATTTCTTAAAACATACTCTTGTTAAAAGAGTTGGTGAAAAGCTTGATCTTTACTATAGGGATGTGAAAATCACAAAATACAAACCGGTGGAAAGGAAGTATTAA